Below is a genomic region from Xiphophorus couchianus chromosome 9, X_couchianus-1.0, whole genome shotgun sequence.
TGAAACACTGtaagggcaaaaaaaaacatttccctgCACCTTTAGGCAACGTATAGGATATTAAAATGCATCGTTAAAGGGTTATGAATCCTTACTCTGCTGTAAATATGGCTTGtagggctgctgctgctgctctatAGATTAGCACATTAAATCTTCAGGTTTCAATGGAGAAAAAGTAGTCACCAAAGCCTGGTCAATAAATACTGTTGGGGCGGGGGgagtacatatatttttaatatgtgCATCAAATAATAGGAATTTATACTTTTGCTCGTCGTTCTTTCAGCTGACTGTCCTCCGGCCTGCAGAGAGGCGTCTGAATCCAGCCGAATGTGAGTCTCCTCTGACTTggatcaacattttttttgtttgtttctaatagACATGTTTTCTCGTTATTCATGTAATGCTGAATGGACAAGGTATTTGTTTCTAACTGgcatttcactttatttaatcaggaaaTATGAACTTCCTCTTACGTTTCTCTTACAAGAAAGTGAGGTACACAATGGTTTTACAGAAATGCAGATTTGAAACCACAAAAACCtttcttaaattttattaagGTAATGCTCTGACGCCTATCTGGTAAGCTGCAGGCTGCCTTCCTATGCAAATACATACTTTAAGACCATAAAAAACAGTATTATATTTATTCCTGGTTTACTGCGAGAATGTTATGCTGATCCCTGCCTACTGCAAAAcctttgttttgtgtatttaagtTATAGGCCTGTCActataacacattttgctggatgataaattctCCCAGACGTTATTGTGCTAAAACAGTAATATTGTCGTTTTTCAGAGcattttcaagaaatataaCGGTTATGGCATAATAAAGCAACAGCACGCTCTCAAATCTCATTAAACCTTCAATTCTAATGAGCATTTAACACTGGGACtggaagagattttaaatatccataataaataaacaaaacaacagaagcaacaaataaaatttattatgaagtctctgtaaacaaaacaccagactgaagatgtttgtcatccagtttttggttgaaagagagaaaaacgataaataatgcaaatggaaatggtTGAGCTCATTTGAATTGTACGTTGAAAAGTACATTGACCTTTTTCACGTTTTCTCTCAGACCagcacaaagcagtgcataactgtaaagtggaaggaaaatgatccaTTTGAGATCAGCGTTTGTATTCAGgtccccaaaataaaatctagccAGACCTACAGTAGAATAGTTTTGTATGTgtcagaatggcctagtcaaagtccagacctaattCAGTTGAAAGTTGTGTTAGAACTTAACTGATGGTCTCTGTTCGGTCTTACGGAGTTTGAGCTATTGTGCAAAGAAGAATTGGTAAAAATGTCagactgaatgcaaatgcaaGTATTTTTTAAGGTCAccttcaaaaacaaatacaaaaaaacccaaaatgtcttatttttctttgtcttcacaGTCAGTACATGGTGTTCTGTTACACACAACTCAAATGAAACACACTGAGGTTGTCAAAATGTAGCACATTTAAGGAGGATGATCATGTTTGAAACCCATACATTGCTTATATTGTAAATGATTATTCCCTGTTTATTCGTTTCTCACAGGAACAGAGCAACTGCAAAGCGGTTAATTGAACGCTACTTCCGACAGTTGACTGAGGGCTGTGGAAATAGCAACTGCACCAATGAGTTTTGTGCCTCTTGTTCTACTTGTCAACCTCTGGGCAACAACGCGGCAGCTGCTAAAGCACTGGAACTGTTCAAGGTTAACGCCAAACTCTGTGACTACTACCCCTCTGTCGAGTCCAGGTCTGACGAAAATTCGCGGCTGAGGCGTGAGATGAGCACCGAGGAATTCTCAGGTACTTTCAAAACGGACTATGGATTGTCGCAGATGTGGGGCTTAAGTCGGTTTTAATGGTTCGGTTTCCGATTGCAGATGTTCACTACCTCACAGAGCACACCGTGTGTAGGATACTGAGTGCCTGCGAGGAAGAAGGGAACTACTCTGCTCTCGTCCGCGTCATTGGCAGGATATTCTCCAACGCGGACGCTCTCATGAAGAGTTTCCGGAAGGAAGAACCAAGTGCCGCCGCCAAAACCCTCAATTCTCTTAAATCGAAAGGCGAAGAGAAACAGAGCGACCAGTCGTCAGAGAAGAAGCtctcctcctctgcttcctcGCCCGATGAAACTCCAAATGGAATCCCCAACTCCTTTGAGTCTTCGGTAGACATTGATGCAGTTCGAAGGGTCTACGACAAACTCCTGTCCGTCGACCAGGTGGAGTCTGCCCTGGTCAACGCCATCATTTACCTCACTCCAAACGTGGAACTTGACCTGGAATATCTTGATGTGTACGAAGCAAACCCAGATTATCTGAATATTTTCATCATAGTGATGGAGAACAGCAACCTTCACAGCCCGGAGTACCTTGAGGTGGCGTTACCTCTGTTCTGCAAGGCGATGAGCAAGCTGCCGCTCACCGCCCTCGCTCGCCTGTCCAAGCTGTGGTCGACGTTCGGCCTTCCGCACGTCCGCCGTATGATGGAGACCTTCCAGCAGCTCATCACCTTCACAGTCGTTAGTAATGAATATGGCGTGGAAAACCTGATAAACGACGACGAGACGGTGGTGGCTGCCACCAAGTGCTTGAGGGTTGTCTTCTACGCAATCATCCTCGGCGGGGAGGTGGACGTCGAGCACAACGAGGAGGACGACGAAGACGCCGAGTCGGACGAACTAACGCTGCACGAGCTGCTGGGCGAAGACCGGCTCTACAAGAAGGGCCCGCTGGTCGACCCTCTGGAGAAGGAGCTGAGCGTCCGTCCCATAGACAGCGTCAAACCCCTCATCCCGTTTGAGGATTTTGTCAATGAATCGGTAAACGAAGTGATTGAAATGGACAAAGATTTTACCTTCTTCAAAGTCAACGCGGAAACCAAGTTTTCCTTCCAGAGCTGCCCCTTCATCCTCAGCGTCATCACCAAGAGCCAGGGTCTGTATTACGACAACAGGATCCGGATGTACAGCGAGAGGCGCCTCACCGCCCTCTACAGCATGGTGCAGGGCCAGCAGCCGAACCCCTATCTGAAACTCAAAGTACGCCGAGACCACATCATCGACGACGCCCTCGTCAGAGTGAGTCTCGGGGCGTCGGAGGTGTTGGTTCGCGTTGGATGTAACATGGTTTGCACGGTCCCAGTGAGTGAATACATggtgacattttatttcttgcagCTGGAAATGATCTCCATGGAGAACCCGTCAGACCTGAAGAAGCAGCTGTATGTTGAGTTCGAGGACGAACAAGGCGTAGACGAAGGAGGAGTGTCGAAAGAGTTCTTCCAATTGGTTTTGGAGGAAATCTTTAATCTGGACATAGGTTAGActtgaaataatgttttgtattaaaagctTAATGCGTGCGCTTTGTAACTGCTGAGTTTTTGTTCACGTTGTAGAAATCATCAAAAGCTTCCATTCACTTGCTTGTAAATGACTTTCTTAACAGGGATGTTCACCTACGACAGCGACACCAAGCTTTTCTGGTTTAACTCGTCCTCGTTGGAGAACGAAGCGCAGTACACACTTATTGGGATCGTTCTGGGGCTCGCCATTTACAACAACTGCATCCTGGACGTTCATTTCCCCATGGTCGTCTACAGGAAGCTGATGGGCAAGAAAGGGACCTTCCTGGATCTGTCAGACTCACATCCAGTAAACTAACTTTTTCTATATGATGCTACATGCTCATGTGGATGTGTTAACATTTTACCAACAGGGTTCCTGTCCAGTCTTGAAGCTtccctttcttccttccttgtaTCCAATATTTATTCTTACTTTATGTTGTGTCCTCCCGCTCTTACTGTccttccttttctttgtttcata
It encodes:
- the ube3a gene encoding ubiquitin-protein ligase E3A codes for the protein MNRATAKRLIERYFRQLTEGCGNSNCTNEFCASCSTCQPLGNNAAAAKALELFKVNAKLCDYYPSVESRSDENSRLRREMSTEEFSDVHYLTEHTVCRILSACEEEGNYSALVRVIGRIFSNADALMKSFRKEEPSAAAKTLNSLKSKGEEKQSDQSSEKKLSSSASSPDETPNGIPNSFESSVDIDAVRRVYDKLLSVDQVESALVNAIIYLTPNVELDLEYLDVYEANPDYLNIFIIVMENSNLHSPEYLEVALPLFCKAMSKLPLTALARLSKLWSTFGLPHVRRMMETFQQLITFTVVSNEYGVENLINDDETVVAATKCLRVVFYAIILGGEVDVEHNEEDDEDAESDELTLHELLGEDRLYKKGPLVDPLEKELSVRPIDSVKPLIPFEDFVNESVNEVIEMDKDFTFFKVNAETKFSFQSCPFILSVITKSQGLYYDNRIRMYSERRLTALYSMVQGQQPNPYLKLKVRRDHIIDDALVRLEMISMENPSDLKKQLYVEFEDEQGVDEGGVSKEFFQLVLEEIFNLDIGMFTYDSDTKLFWFNSSSLENEAQYTLIGIVLGLAIYNNCILDVHFPMVVYRKLMGKKGTFLDLSDSHPVLYQSLKEVLEYSGGLEEDMMLTFQISHTDLFGNPVLYDLMEKGDQIPVTKENRQEFVHLYADYILNKSVESQFKAFKKGFLMVTNESPLKYLFRPEEVELLICGSRKLDFEALEKTTEYDGGYTKDSQIIKDFWETIHSFGEEQKRLFLQFTTGTDRAPVGGLGKLKMIIAKNGSDSDRLPTSHTCFNALLLPEYSSKDKLKERLLKAITYAKGFGML